The following coding sequences lie in one Lemur catta isolate mLemCat1 chromosome 11, mLemCat1.pri, whole genome shotgun sequence genomic window:
- the HILPDA gene encoding hypoxia-inducible lipid droplet-associated protein produces MRPTLSLYLLGAAVAVLFIFVRLIETLKGLLKSPSPGSFWTTRSQLANTEPHKGLPDHPSRGVQ; encoded by the coding sequence ATGAGGCCCACGTTGAGCCTCTACCTCTTGGGTGCGGCGGTGGCAGTGCTCTTCATCTTCGTTAGACTGATTGAGACCCTGAAGGGCTTACTGAAGAGCccatcacctgggagcttctGGACCACTAGAAGTCAGCTGGCCAACACAGAGCCCCACAAGGGCCTTCCAGACCATCCATCCAGAGGAGTGCAATAA